In one Gammaproteobacteria bacterium genomic region, the following are encoded:
- a CDS encoding uracil permease, which produces MGGLFYGGRNVVELTAQKKVVLGAQHTVAMFGATILVPLLTGLDPAVALLSAGLGTLIFHLLTKRMVPVFLGSSFAFIPPIIAARDGGYSWAAVGAGIVGAGVIYALMSLTVTFVGSARVRRLFPPIVTGPVIAVIGITLAPTAVGMASGQWWLAIATLGGTIVAAVWFRGLFKMLPILTGLVFGYVVAIFAGAVDFTPFKEAAWIGLPNFTWAWQDVQWGAIALIAPVAFVTMIEHVGDILTNGGVVGKDFFKQPGLHRTLIGDGVATLLAGFIGGPANTTYSENTGVLAVTGVYDPAILRIGAGFAIVLGFIPKLAAILQTVPVAVLGGLSIILFGMIASIGMRTLADAQVDFTHSRNLIVVALILVLGLGVTGLEHGIVWFGVQVSGLALAALVGVVANLVLPKEMDVPERV; this is translated from the coding sequence ATGGGCGGCCTTTTTTATGGAGGGAGGAACGTTGTGGAGTTGACCGCGCAGAAGAAGGTGGTGTTGGGTGCCCAGCACACCGTCGCGATGTTTGGAGCCACGATCCTGGTTCCGTTACTTACCGGCCTGGACCCGGCGGTAGCGCTGCTTTCCGCCGGGCTCGGGACGCTGATCTTCCATCTGCTGACGAAGCGAATGGTGCCGGTGTTCCTGGGGTCTTCGTTCGCCTTCATTCCTCCGATCATCGCTGCGCGTGACGGCGGCTACTCGTGGGCGGCGGTCGGCGCCGGCATCGTAGGAGCCGGTGTCATCTACGCACTCATGTCGCTGACCGTGACCTTTGTGGGCAGCGCACGGGTTCGCCGTCTGTTTCCGCCAATCGTGACCGGGCCGGTGATTGCGGTGATCGGGATCACGCTTGCTCCCACGGCCGTCGGGATGGCGTCGGGGCAATGGTGGCTGGCGATTGCGACGCTGGGAGGAACGATCGTGGCGGCGGTGTGGTTCCGAGGCCTGTTCAAGATGCTTCCGATCCTCACCGGCCTGGTGTTCGGCTATGTCGTCGCCATCTTCGCCGGTGCCGTCGACTTCACTCCTTTCAAAGAGGCCGCATGGATCGGTCTGCCGAACTTCACGTGGGCATGGCAGGACGTTCAGTGGGGCGCAATCGCGCTGATCGCGCCGGTCGCCTTCGTGACGATGATCGAGCATGTGGGCGACATCCTCACCAACGGAGGCGTGGTTGGTAAGGACTTCTTCAAACAGCCGGGCTTGCACCGGACCCTCATCGGCGACGGTGTGGCGACGCTGCTGGCCGGGTTCATCGGTGGCCCTGCCAACACGACCTACTCCGAAAACACGGGTGTGCTGGCGGTCACCGGCGTATACGACCCTGCAATCTTGAGAATCGGTGCCGGTTTCGCAATCGTGCTCGGCTTCATCCCGAAACTGGCCGCGATTCTGCAGACCGTTCCCGTGGCGGTGCTCGGTGGATTGTCGATCATTCTCTTCGGCATGATCGCCTCGATCGGCATGCGCACGCTGGCCGACGCGCAGGTCGACTTTACGCACAGCCGGAACCTGATCGTCGTTGCCCTGATTCTCGTGCTCGGCCTGGGAGTCACCGGACTCGAACACGGGATCGTCTGGTTTGGCGTCCAGGTCTCAGGACTGGCACTCGCCGCCCTCGTGGGTGTTGTCGCCAACCTCGTTCTGCCCAAGGAGATGGACGTCCCAGAGAGGGTGTGA